GTTCCTTCTTTGTTGGGACCCGTCAAGTTTTACGAGAAGAGGAAGTGTCTTTATTCATTTGTGTACTGTTGTCCGGATTGCTGGTATCATTGCATTTGTATACAAATGTACTTCATGTAATGTCACCACCTGTGTTCAGACAAAGTTCATTCTCCAACAGGCGCCGCCCCCTGACACACTTGTTTGACTTGTTTGTACAAAGTAACTTGCTAAAAGAAGAAACCATGAGTGGAGGAGTGAACAGCATCGAGGCAGTGAAGAGGAAGATCAAAGTTCTTCAAGGACAAGCTGAAGAAGCTGAAGAACGAGCAGAGAAGTTCCAAGGAcaactggaggaggagaagagggcTCGGGAAGAGGTGCACGTTCACACGTTCACCTGTGTGttgattggctgtcattgtGACCTCGTTCTTCTTGTTGGCAGGCCGAGGCGGAAGTGGCGTCTCTAAGTCGTCGTCTCCAGATGACCGAGGACAGCCTTGACCAGACCCAGGAGCAGCTGACCACAGCCATCGACAAGCTGGACAAGCTGGAGAAGGTGGCCGACGAGAGCGAGAGGTATGAAAAAACAAGCGGGCAGAGTAGTCGCTCGCTGGTCTATTTACTTGATGACATTATGACGATGGCCGTGTGTGTCCAGAGGGATTCGTGTGATCGAGACTCGAGCTATGAAGGACGAGGAGAAGATGGAACTTCTGAAGGTCGATCTCAAACAAGCCCAGATGATCGCAGAGGAGGCCGACCGCAAATACGAGGAGGTACGCACATGCACATACgagttatatttttacatacatGACCATGTTGCCACAAACGTGTAGGCATACAATCTAATTGTAATcaattaatacataatacatcatAGTACGTTCATATACATTTATTACAGAAGTAATGCAACAATACTTTTTATGGAACCTGatctaaacatttttttaaattaaactaaactgaATCATCATAGGTATTAGGGTGGATTATTATACAAAAGTCTGAAAAAACATGATCTGACCCCCCTTAAAATGGTCAGTTGCATGAAAAACCGGCTCCATTAAATTTTCAAAAAGACCTCAAAGTTGGTGGTGGCTAACAATGACTCGGCATAGACCGTATAGAGAGATTCATGTTGTGTATACAAATCATAACACGTGTAACTGTCGTGAATAAACAATTTCCAGGGGAATATCTACCTAGACCAGGGTTAGGCATAGGAATAGGGTGTGTGCAATGCAGAAGCACCTAATCACTCAACTTTTTACTGTATAACAGTAAGTTTTTGTTTACTAATATTGCTACAACATCCAGATTTCTCTAATTGGTGACTAATGACCTCCAGTTGCAAATGTCTCCACGGCCACATCGGCAAAGTTAGGTCTCCACCTCTTGTATGTTTCAGAGCAGTTAGTTGGCCTGGCTTTCTTTGATCCCAATGTTCAAACAGCTACAGAATGTGAAATAGGAAAGTCACATCAAAGTTGCAGCACGGCTTATCCAGCATAGTGAACTGCAAGACTCTGTGACACATTATATCAGAGGGCTCTTTGAGCTCTTGGGTATATCAGCCAACTTTATGGATCATGATCCAGAAACATGGAGCACCCAAGATGACTTTCTCAAAGGAGTGAAAGTCATCAAGAACAGAACATTAAGGTGACAAATGACCATGTAGAGCATGCAGTAGCACTAGTGCAAGAGACCAAACTGGTCTACAAAGACCAGTTGTAGTTCCTGCTGAAAGTTTTTTCTGAACATTGACACCGGTTTCTTGACAGCAAGAAGTCCACCTTGGCAGCAACTTTATgaggtttcattcattcattttctaccgcttatcctcacgagggtcgcgggggtgctggagcctatcccagctgtcttcgggcgaagactggactggtcgccagccgatcccagggcagatatagacaaacaaccattcacactcacattcatacctatggacaatttggagtcgccaattaacctagcatgtttttggaatgtgggaggaaaccggagtacccggaacatgcaaactccacacagagatggctgagggtggaatcgaaccctggtctcctagctgtgaggtctgcgtgctaaccactcaaccgccgtgccgcccttcatAAGGTTTATTCAATGTAAATGAATGTAGACAAAAGTTAAAGGAAATACGTAAAACTTGTGCCTGTTTGTGCATCATCTTTAAAATTATAGTTGTTTTTGCTGAAATGGTTCCCAAAGGCTGTGTCTCGTGAACTGAAGTCCATCTATCTacttattttctatgccacttatccacGCTAGAGTCAAAGCTATGTTTCTTCAACAGCTGTTGAAgtaataagtcattttctttatttgtatgTTCAACTAGTTGATTGACTAGTTGACACAAAAGTGTAAGCACATACAAGAAATGACAATGCCGTACAAACGGGATTTAGAGTTTTTCACAGCTATCTTACATAAATGActatatgtctatataatgACTATGTAATTAGATATGTAAAGCTGAGCATTAAAGGATGCTCTGTTTTGAAAACACAGCTCCCTAGAATTACTCTAAAATCACCGACAACGCCTTTTTCTGTTGAGTTAGTTGCGGCCAACTTTGAGGCCTGTGAGCTACCTCTGAATATTATTCAATGTTGCTGGAAATGTTACAGGGTAAGTTTTCGGTTTTAGTTTAAGGTTTCTTCCCCCGAGGGACTATTTCCTTACCCCCAGCgccaagtgcttgctcatgtggggtttcagttgctttaaaaaaagtaaagtggTACATAGGTACATAGTCCTATTAAAGTGTTTATTTTAGACAGTACACATTCTGTAGTGTGGTTGTGTACACACAAACGACTACTGTATGTGGGACTATGCAGACCTCGAAGTTGGTCACCACCAACCTTTTGCTAACTGTAAATAGTATtacatttttgggaaatttttggttattttttcaTGCAGGTGAACCATTGTAGGCGGTCAGACCAAATTTTTTCAGACTTGTAGAAGACCACCCTATATGTGTTTTACTCGCGTGACAGCATGTCATTTCCTTCTTAGTCACATTTCCAAATTATCATCTCATTAAATGACAcatctttattttgtattgtaagcACAGCATTACACGCCTTTTGATGACTTATAGGTTGGATAAATGCAACCTGAGCGTTCATACTGCAGTAGCATCAGATACCTGTTAgatttatttctatatataaatGAGGTCTGCGTTGCATTTGGAAAAAATCGAATTGTgctgttcacactgacatgagatacaggtcacatatgagcaaaaaacAAATGGAATTGACCTtcagtgtgaacatagcctcAGTCTTGTGTTATTGATACACTGTGTTCATAACGTACCTTTTAGCCTGCTCTCATCTGGAAACCGGAACCAGAAGTCAATTTACCCCGGCTATAGTTCTTAAATAACACAGTTAGaccacaatttatttatttttttggctacaaaataagccacaatggagccaaataccttgggtgtctggaatggattatttggatttacatgTTTCCTGTGAGATAAATAGTTTTTGTACAATTTAATTTTAGACAGGCCCTTTGGAATGGGTTAataactgaggtaccactgtatcgTGTTTGCATTTTGGCGCACCTCACACATTTTGTCACTTGGTGATCACATGACCTGACATGGTGTGGCGTCTGATTCACAGGTGGCTCGTAAGTTGGTGATGGGGGAGCGTGATCTGGAGCGCGCTGAAACCCGAGCAGAGCAAGCTGAAAGGTTacaatgcacacacaaacacacgcttcCTGGTTGTTTAATGCACAAACAGCTTCCTCCTTCCTGCGTATCCACTTCCTGCTGCCTCCTTGCTGTGTACCCACCTCCTGCAAATCCACTTTCTGCCATGCGGCAAACAGTAATGCTCGGAGCTTGGAGGAGCAGTTGAGGAGTTTGGACCAATCGGTGAAGAGCTTGCAGGCTTCTCAGGACAAGGTACTGAGGGTCCCCTGACCTCCTACCTGCTGTCAATCAGCTGACCTTTTGAACTCTGACCCTCAGCTGCTTCTtcagctcctcctcctgctgctgctgcttggtgCGCCACCGTcccccacaatgcattgcagcGCAGGGCGCCGCATTCTGACCTTCTCTTTTGTGGTCTGCAGCAAAGGTCGCGAGTTGGAGGAGGAGCTGAAAACCCTTTCCGCGAGTTCAAAGAGTCTGGAGTCTCAGACTGAGAAGGTAGGAGGTCAGGGGTCAGCGTCAAGGCCTATGATTGGTCAGTACATCAAcaagttttggggtttttttgccttttcagTTCTCCCAGCAGGAGGACCGCTACGAGGATGAGATCCGGAAACTGAGCAGTAAACTGAAGGAGGTATGAAAGCAAACTCATTACTCAGCCACTAGCTTCCTGTTCATTCTGCATCTCCTTCCTGTGCAGGCCGAGACCAGAGCAGAGAACGCGGAGCGTACGGTGGCCAAACTGGAGAAAACCATTGACGGCCTGGAAGGTGCGACAGTCCATCCCCATTGGCTGGCTTCAGCATGTTACATGACTGCAGTTTCTGACTgacgtttattttttttccagagtctCTGGAAACGGCCAAGAATGCCAACATGGAGTTGCACGCCACCCTCAACCAGACCATGGAGGAGCTCAACTCGTGCTGAACAACGGCGTCTCAAAGGGAACACTCGCAACCATTCCTCTTAATCAGTGGGATTAGTAGTCAAAAGCTCGCTTGATGATTTCTTGTCTGGCTCGGGGAAAACAGCcaattgtatttttctgccaaaCTAAAGGGGCCAATTAGAGGTGAGAGACACGCCTCTCTGG
This genomic window from Doryrhamphus excisus isolate RoL2022-K1 chromosome 17, RoL_Dexc_1.0, whole genome shotgun sequence contains:
- the LOC131105133 gene encoding tropomyosin alpha-4 chain-like isoform X2 encodes the protein MSGGVNSIEAVKRKIKVLQGQAEEAEERAEKFQGQLEEEKRAREEAEAEVASLSRRLQMTEDSLDQTQEQLTTAIDKLDKLEKVADESERGIRVIETRAMKDEEKMELLKVDLKQAQMIAEEADRKYEEVARKLVMGERDLERAETRAEQAESNARSLEEQLRSLDQSVKSLQASQDKFSQQEDRYEDEIRKLSSKLKEAETRAENAERTVAKLEKTIDGLEESLETAKNANMELHATLNQTMEELNSC
- the LOC131105133 gene encoding tropomyosin alpha-4 chain-like isoform X1, coding for MSGGVNSIEAVKRKIKVLQGQAEEAEERAEKFQGQLEEEKRAREEAEAEVASLSRRLQMTEDSLDQTQEQLTTAIDKLDKLEKVADESERGIRVIETRAMKDEEKMELLKVDLKQAQMIAEEADRKYEEVARKLVMGERDLERAETRAEQAESKGRELEEELKTLSASSKSLESQTEKFSQQEDRYEDEIRKLSSKLKEAETRAENAERTVAKLEKTIDGLEESLETAKNANMELHATLNQTMEELNSC